One Staphylococcus simiae genomic region harbors:
- the argB gene encoding acetylglutamate kinase: MTKHIIIKIGGSTLTNMHETIITDIKALRELDIHPIIVHGGGPFINNALQSHNIAPQFIDGLRVTDEQTLDITRQTLLADVNTAIVARFNQYNCHAIGLNGLDGQLFNITPLNFKYGYVAEPSQLNTETLTHLCSMFIPIISSIGYNYDCNQFYNINADTLAYYMAASLKAPIYVLSNTYGVIVNDKILSMLKTSDIDSCIASGDIYGGMIPKVREAQKAISLGCSSVVIACGATEHIISNIYHNDFMGTVIS; encoded by the coding sequence ATGACTAAACATATTATTATTAAAATTGGTGGAAGTACTTTAACAAATATGCACGAGACAATCATTACCGATATTAAAGCATTGCGTGAACTAGATATTCATCCAATTATTGTACATGGGGGTGGACCATTCATTAATAACGCGTTGCAAAGTCATAATATTGCCCCTCAATTTATTGATGGTTTACGTGTTACTGATGAACAAACACTCGACATCACACGTCAAACATTACTTGCTGATGTCAATACTGCTATCGTTGCACGTTTTAACCAATACAATTGTCACGCTATTGGTTTAAATGGCTTAGATGGACAATTATTTAATATCACACCTTTGAATTTTAAATATGGTTACGTTGCTGAACCTAGTCAACTTAATACCGAAACCTTAACACACCTATGTTCAATGTTTATACCTATCATTAGTTCCATTGGATATAACTATGATTGCAATCAATTTTATAATATCAATGCAGATACACTTGCTTATTACATGGCAGCTTCCTTAAAAGCACCTATATACGTGTTAAGTAATACTTACGGTGTAATCGTAAATGATAAAATTTTATCTATGTTAAAAACATCAGACATCGATAGTTGTATCGCTAGCGGTGATATTTATGGTGGGATGATTCCTAAAGTTCGCGAGGCTCAAAAAGCAATATCACTTGGTTGTAGTAGTGTTGTCATTGCATGTGGGGCAACAGAGCATATTATTAGTAACATTTATCATAATGATTTTATGGGTACAGTCATCAGTTAA
- the brnQ1 gene encoding branched-chain amino acid transport system II carrier protein BrnQ1: MKKKLTLKENIFIGSMLFGLFFGAGNLIFPIHMGQAAGSNVLIANLGFLITAIGLPFLGIIAIGISKTSGLFDIASRVNKTYAYIFTIALYLVIGPFFALPRLATTSFEIAFSPFLDAKQMTLYLFIFSLLFFIVAWFFASKPSRILEYIGKFLNPIFLILLGIILLFVFIHPLGNISDAPVSKQYQSNALFNGFLDGYNTLDALASLAFGIIIVATIKKLGIENPTDIAKETIKSGTISIIMMGVIYTLLAMMGTLSMGHFKISDNGGIALAQITQYYLGNYGIVLLSLIVMVACLKTAIGLITAFSETFEHLFPKLNYLAIATVVSFVSFLFANVGLTKIIMYSIPVLMFLYPLAIVLIVLTLFSSKFQHAKIVYQWTIFFTLLAAFIDGLKASPTFISQTAFAKSMIGFGQHYLPLSTIGMGWVVPSIIGFIIGFIVYKVKNRQTPTT; this comes from the coding sequence ATGAAGAAGAAACTAACATTAAAAGAAAATATTTTTATTGGATCAATGCTATTCGGACTATTTTTTGGAGCTGGTAATCTTATTTTTCCAATACATATGGGCCAAGCTGCTGGTTCTAACGTACTCATTGCTAACTTAGGTTTTTTAATCACCGCAATTGGATTACCATTTTTAGGCATCATAGCTATAGGTATTTCGAAAACATCTGGTTTATTTGACATTGCTTCACGTGTAAATAAGACTTATGCATATATTTTTACGATTGCACTGTATCTTGTCATCGGACCCTTTTTCGCTTTACCCAGACTAGCAACAACATCGTTTGAGATTGCATTTTCACCATTCTTAGATGCTAAACAAATGACATTATATCTATTTATTTTTAGTTTACTATTTTTCATCGTGGCATGGTTCTTTGCAAGTAAACCATCACGCATTTTAGAATATATCGGCAAATTTTTGAACCCAATTTTCTTAATACTATTAGGTATCATATTATTATTTGTCTTTATTCATCCACTTGGCAATATTAGCGATGCACCTGTCAGTAAACAATATCAATCTAACGCCTTATTCAATGGTTTCTTAGATGGTTACAATACGCTCGACGCACTTGCCTCATTAGCATTTGGTATTATTATTGTCGCAACTATTAAAAAGTTAGGCATTGAAAATCCTACCGACATTGCTAAAGAAACAATTAAATCTGGTACAATCAGTATCATTATGATGGGTGTGATTTATACACTATTAGCTATGATGGGAACATTGAGTATGGGACACTTTAAAATAAGTGACAATGGTGGTATTGCCTTAGCTCAAATCACTCAATATTACCTAGGAAATTATGGAATCGTACTCCTTTCACTCATCGTTATGGTCGCTTGTTTGAAAACGGCAATAGGTTTAATTACGGCATTTTCAGAAACATTTGAACATCTATTTCCTAAATTAAATTATTTAGCGATTGCTACTGTTGTCAGTTTCGTGTCATTTTTATTTGCTAATGTTGGTTTAACTAAGATTATTATGTACTCAATTCCCGTACTAATGTTCTTGTATCCTTTAGCAATTGTCTTAATCGTCTTAACATTATTCAGTAGTAAATTTCAGCATGCTAAAATTGTTTACCAATGGACTATTTTCTTTACTTTACTCGCAGCTTTCATAGATGGCTTGAAAGCAAGTCCGACATTTATTTCACAAACAGCATTTGCTAAATCAATGATTGGCTTTGGTCAACACTATTTGCCATTATCAACGATTGGCATGGGCTGGGTAGTTCCAAGTATTATTGGTTTTATTATCGGCTTTATTGTCTATAAAGTAAAAAATCGTCAAACACCAACAACATAA
- the argJ gene encoding bifunctional glutamate N-acetyltransferase/amino-acid acetyltransferase ArgJ produces MIQHETTQQFTIINQGDISTPQGFIAGGMHIGLRANKKDFAWLYSTKLASAAAVYTLNQFKAAPLIVTEETLKQSSGKLQALVVNSANANSCTGQQGINDAKQTQAWAAQQLHIDPKHVAVTSTGVIGEYLPMDKIKYGTKHILDTQYSVPNAFNEAILTTDTCTKHTAVTLTIDGHTITIGGSAKGSGMIHPNMATMLVFITTDANIANDDLTTLLKSTTNHTFNMITVDGDTSTNDMALVMANGCAHQTPLTPQHPQWMTFVTAFNYVCNYLAQAIARDGEGATKLITANVNGASSVSDAKVVAKSIVGSNLVKAAIFGQDANFGRIITAIGYTNCDIQPNQTSIKLNGIAVVKHGMAVSFNEDEMSQTLKHNDITIDVDLGVGNNEATAYGCDLSYDYVRINASYRT; encoded by the coding sequence ATGATACAACATGAAACTACACAACAATTTACAATAATAAATCAAGGTGATATTAGTACACCTCAAGGATTTATTGCTGGTGGCATGCATATTGGCTTACGAGCTAATAAAAAGGATTTTGCTTGGTTATATTCAACAAAATTAGCCAGTGCAGCAGCAGTCTACACGCTTAATCAATTTAAAGCCGCACCATTAATTGTCACAGAAGAGACTTTGAAGCAATCATCTGGAAAATTGCAAGCTTTAGTAGTTAATTCAGCAAATGCAAATTCTTGTACAGGTCAACAAGGCATTAATGATGCGAAGCAAACTCAAGCTTGGGCAGCGCAACAATTACATATTGACCCTAAACATGTTGCAGTGACATCAACCGGTGTCATTGGCGAATACTTACCAATGGATAAAATTAAATATGGTACGAAACATATCCTAGACACTCAGTACTCAGTACCTAACGCTTTTAACGAGGCTATTTTAACTACTGATACGTGTACGAAGCACACTGCCGTCACACTAACAATTGATGGCCACACGATTACTATAGGTGGCTCAGCCAAAGGTTCTGGTATGATCCATCCTAATATGGCAACCATGTTAGTCTTTATTACTACTGATGCTAATATTGCTAATGATGATTTAACAACACTTTTAAAATCTACTACAAACCACACTTTTAATATGATTACAGTAGATGGTGATACTAGCACGAATGATATGGCCTTAGTCATGGCTAATGGTTGTGCACATCAAACGCCTTTAACTCCACAACATCCTCAATGGATGACATTTGTAACAGCATTTAATTATGTGTGTAACTACTTAGCACAAGCTATTGCCCGTGATGGTGAAGGTGCTACAAAGCTTATTACCGCTAATGTTAATGGTGCTAGCTCAGTATCTGACGCTAAAGTTGTTGCCAAAAGCATTGTCGGTTCTAATCTAGTGAAAGCTGCGATTTTTGGTCAAGATGCTAATTTTGGTCGCATTATTACAGCAATTGGTTACACAAATTGTGACATTCAACCTAATCAAACATCGATTAAGTTGAATGGTATAGCTGTAGTAAAACATGGTATGGCGGTATCTTTTAATGAAGATGAGATGTCGCAAACATTAAAGCATAATGATATTACGATTGATGTTGATTTAGGTGTTGGCAATAATGAGGCAACTGCTTACGGTTGCGATTTATCTTACGATTATGTCCGAATTAATGCTTCATATCGCACATAA
- the rocD gene encoding ornithine--oxo-acid transaminase, protein MTSLIELTERHSSNNYAPLNLVITKGQGARVWDIDGNVYIDCIAGFSVANQGHCHPKIIEAMTAQASKLSIISRVLYSDNLGLWQQKLCQLAQKDKVLTVNTGTEAVEAALKIARKWGTDIKGIADGNVQIIAMNNNFHGRTLGSLSLSNHSAYKQGFHPLLEGMTTVDFGNIKQLEQAVTDHTAAIILEPIQGEGGVIIPPAGYIQAVRKLCDEHNILLIADEIQVGLGRTGKLFAMDWENVVPDMYILGKALGGGLYPVSAVLANNDVMKVLTPGTHGSTFGGNPLAIATSTAAIDVLIEEQLIQRSEQLGKMLLKQLQQLDSKVIKDIRGRGLFIGIELHCNAAPYVQQLIQHGILCKDTHGTIIRLSPPLVISEADIQCIVSACQDVFTNTTKLGI, encoded by the coding sequence TTGACATCTTTGATTGAACTTACAGAGCGCCATAGTTCTAATAATTATGCACCATTAAACCTTGTTATTACCAAAGGACAAGGTGCTAGAGTTTGGGATATTGACGGTAATGTTTATATTGATTGTATTGCTGGGTTTTCCGTAGCTAACCAAGGGCATTGTCATCCTAAGATTATTGAAGCCATGACAGCTCAGGCATCTAAATTATCGATTATTTCTCGTGTTCTTTATAGTGACAACCTAGGTCTATGGCAACAAAAACTTTGTCAACTTGCTCAAAAGGACAAAGTGTTAACTGTAAATACTGGTACTGAAGCTGTTGAAGCTGCTTTAAAAATTGCTAGAAAATGGGGAACTGACATTAAAGGTATTGCTGACGGAAACGTTCAAATTATTGCCATGAATAATAATTTTCATGGACGGACGTTAGGATCGCTATCATTATCTAATCATAGCGCTTATAAACAAGGATTCCATCCGCTTCTTGAAGGTATGACTACTGTTGATTTCGGTAACATTAAACAATTAGAACAAGCAGTCACAGATCATACTGCAGCCATTATCTTAGAACCTATTCAAGGTGAAGGCGGTGTTATTATTCCTCCTGCTGGTTATATACAAGCCGTTCGCAAGTTATGTGATGAGCATAATATTTTGTTAATTGCAGACGAAATTCAAGTCGGCTTAGGTCGAACAGGAAAATTATTCGCTATGGATTGGGAAAATGTTGTACCTGATATGTATATTTTAGGCAAAGCACTAGGTGGTGGTCTATACCCCGTATCGGCTGTATTAGCGAATAATGATGTAATGAAAGTGTTAACACCTGGTACACATGGTTCAACTTTTGGTGGCAACCCATTAGCTATCGCGACATCAACTGCTGCAATTGATGTACTGATTGAAGAACAACTCATTCAACGCTCTGAACAATTAGGCAAGATGTTACTCAAACAATTACAACAGCTTGATAGCAAGGTGATTAAAGACATCCGTGGTCGCGGTTTATTTATTGGTATTGAATTACATTGTAATGCTGCACCTTACGTTCAACAACTCATTCAACACGGCATTCTTTGCAAAGATACACATGGTACAATTATTCGTTTATCTCCACCCTTAGTTATTAGCGAAGCTGATATTCAGTGTATCGTTAGTGCTTGCCAAGATGTCTTTACTAACACAACGAAATTAGGCATATAA
- a CDS encoding isochorismatase family protein — MTINFNKTALVLVDLQQGITKLDYAPHSVDTIINNANRLINIFRQQNGFIAFVHVDFYDGQDELKPNAMIPLPPKQGTDFAQFHPQLDKRDDDYVVTKRNFSSFFGTDLDLQLRRRGIDTIVLGGVATHAGVDSTARDAFQLNYNQYFITDMMSAQNDTTHNFPINYIFPIMGQTLTTDDFIARLEIS; from the coding sequence GTGACGATCAATTTTAATAAAACTGCGTTAGTGCTTGTTGATTTACAACAAGGTATTACCAAACTCGATTATGCACCACATTCAGTTGACACTATTATTAATAATGCCAATCGTTTAATTAATATATTTAGACAACAGAATGGTTTCATTGCCTTTGTACATGTTGACTTTTATGATGGTCAAGATGAATTAAAACCGAATGCCATGATTCCTCTGCCACCAAAGCAAGGAACAGATTTCGCGCAATTTCATCCTCAACTAGATAAAAGAGATGATGACTATGTCGTAACTAAACGTAATTTCAGTTCTTTCTTCGGTACTGATTTAGATTTACAATTACGTCGTCGTGGTATTGATACCATCGTCCTTGGTGGTGTAGCAACACATGCTGGTGTTGACTCAACTGCACGTGATGCTTTTCAATTGAATTACAATCAATATTTCATCACTGATATGATGTCTGCGCAAAATGACACGACACACAACTTCCCTATTAATTATATTTTCCCTATTATGGGACAAACGCTAACAACTGATGACTTTATCGCTCGTTTGGAGATATCTTAG
- a CDS encoding YxeA family protein: protein MKTVFAGILAIIVVIFIIMYINVPYIDRFNPFIKMETHYAKVPTKTQDYEDITIYDKDGDKLGYTLTFNGFDPSHAYVKVTHKGRYVKSITYIDKSQFPEQAR, encoded by the coding sequence ATGAAAACAGTATTTGCTGGCATATTAGCCATTATCGTAGTGATTTTTATTATCATGTATATTAACGTACCGTATATTGATCGCTTTAACCCATTTATAAAAATGGAAACACACTATGCAAAAGTACCAACCAAGACGCAAGATTATGAAGATATTACTATCTATGATAAAGATGGTGACAAGTTAGGATATACCTTAACATTTAATGGATTTGATCCAAGTCATGCATACGTTAAAGTAACGCATAAAGGACGCTATGTTAAATCAATCACTTACATTGACAAATCACAGTTTCCTGAACAAGCGAGGTGA
- a CDS encoding DUF1430 domain-containing protein, whose product MKVFKVVLDFIVVLLVALLLFIFSYKESESYIPNAKYIVNINKWNYEHSKTDIFKSIEQFAKQQDISIYKVSPSISKGNVDKDIYIFNPLNNIKIQPFNSQLVNHYLTDKALQQRDVLGDYYIMSSHFNEQALKDMFQDKGLKAHITKVNTGQIALEVLFDTQLIIPIIAIAMIYVLYYLYDKNRNFKQYAIQALHGYQLHQLIAQGFIRKSGYWLIMIMSQLLVTIVTLILTTFNGNLLVFLQRLIVLDMILILFVIVAYIWSAILLLNLNIASMIKGKQHFKTMRTINTVAKCIVLVLLAFVITQNLNILSDLQKVKSTEKYWHVVDDYYAVELAPILEDEAAMKSSMANIHKLIQDNERHGNALLIKTKSFLASSPQNFSPFDGNVTFVNPQFWKLYNQKYPLNIPLNDQPQRVEAMIPANHKVDWHTINAEYQGWYQDLKAKNMSKGSIRVTKVKQPTDLFSFEYRTVDYFKKVKSSAIINVTADDLWDDFYYATLSQGGYLFKDYDAVNDSIKKYNLQNKISGVTKVKDIIERDYRENQLQLIVLSSSMVFLMIVIITVVLFDVKIYFEQHNKVIVMKKLFGYKLVRIHYRYLLLSNLLLIIVWGISHNLINSPYLSWLFLTTLVIQLFLQCFYMRYLEKHFNTVIREL is encoded by the coding sequence ATGAAAGTTTTTAAAGTAGTATTGGATTTTATTGTGGTGTTATTAGTTGCCCTTTTATTATTTATCTTTAGTTACAAAGAAAGTGAAAGTTATATTCCTAATGCTAAATATATAGTGAATATTAACAAATGGAACTATGAACACAGTAAAACAGATATATTTAAATCAATTGAACAATTTGCTAAGCAACAAGATATCTCTATTTATAAAGTGAGTCCGAGTATCAGTAAAGGGAATGTAGATAAGGATATTTATATATTTAATCCACTTAATAACATCAAAATACAGCCCTTCAATTCACAACTTGTCAATCACTATTTAACAGATAAAGCATTACAACAACGTGATGTGCTAGGCGATTATTATATAATGTCGAGTCATTTTAATGAACAAGCGCTCAAAGACATGTTTCAAGATAAAGGGCTCAAGGCTCATATTACTAAAGTAAATACAGGACAAATAGCTTTAGAAGTTCTATTTGATACACAGTTAATTATACCTATTATAGCGATTGCTATGATTTATGTCTTATATTATTTATATGATAAAAATAGAAACTTCAAACAGTATGCGATTCAAGCTTTACATGGTTATCAACTTCACCAGCTCATTGCTCAAGGCTTTATACGTAAAAGTGGCTATTGGTTAATCATGATTATGAGCCAATTATTAGTAACCATCGTGACATTAATACTAACGACATTTAATGGCAATCTTTTAGTGTTTCTTCAAAGGTTGATTGTCTTAGATATGATATTGATACTATTTGTCATCGTCGCTTATATTTGGTCAGCAATATTATTACTTAATTTGAATATTGCGAGTATGATCAAAGGGAAACAACATTTTAAGACGATGCGCACGATTAATACTGTAGCGAAATGTATCGTATTAGTCTTATTGGCATTTGTTATTACTCAAAATTTAAATATCCTGTCAGATTTACAGAAAGTTAAATCAACAGAGAAATATTGGCATGTGGTAGATGATTATTATGCTGTTGAGTTGGCTCCTATTTTAGAAGATGAAGCAGCAATGAAATCTTCAATGGCTAACATACATAAGTTGATTCAAGATAATGAACGACATGGAAATGCACTATTAATTAAAACAAAAAGTTTTTTAGCATCATCTCCTCAAAATTTTTCACCCTTTGATGGTAATGTCACCTTTGTTAATCCACAGTTTTGGAAATTATACAATCAAAAATATCCACTAAATATTCCGTTAAATGATCAACCACAGCGCGTTGAAGCAATGATTCCGGCAAACCACAAAGTTGATTGGCACACAATTAACGCTGAGTATCAAGGTTGGTATCAAGATTTAAAAGCTAAAAATATGAGCAAGGGTTCAATCCGAGTAACGAAAGTTAAACAGCCAACCGATCTCTTTTCATTTGAGTATCGTACTGTAGATTATTTTAAAAAGGTCAAATCGTCAGCGATTATCAATGTCACTGCAGATGATTTATGGGATGATTTCTACTATGCCACACTATCACAAGGTGGCTATCTATTTAAAGATTATGATGCTGTTAATGACAGTATAAAAAAATATAACTTGCAAAATAAGATCAGCGGTGTCACTAAAGTCAAAGATATTATTGAACGTGATTACAGAGAAAATCAGCTTCAACTCATTGTGTTATCGTCATCAATGGTTTTCTTAATGATTGTGATAATTACTGTCGTACTATTTGATGTCAAAATATATTTTGAGCAGCATAATAAAGTGATTGTGATGAAAAAGCTCTTTGGTTATAAACTTGTGCGTATACATTATCGCTATTTATTACTAAGTAACCTGTTATTAATAATCGTATGGGGCATCTCCCACAATCTCATTAATAGTCCATATTTAAGTTGGTTATTTCTTACAACCTTAGTTATACAGCTATTCTTACAATGTTTCTATATGCGTTATTTAGAAAAACATTTCAATACAGTGATAAGGGAGTTGTAA
- a CDS encoding ATP-binding cassette domain-containing protein yields the protein MIELQDITLNKDDKTIFNHLNIKFDKGKSYALIGKSGSGKSTLLNLIAGLEKNKKHQIMIDGKLQKFNHQFYKNDLGYLFQNYGLIDNLSIDANLDLGLAFKKISRQQKKALKLKYLKEFGLTADSKRKVHTLSGGEQQRVALIRLILKDPAIILADEPTGSLDQQTGLQIMDALFSMLTKDKVLIMATHDMTLAERCDEIIDIEKYKKI from the coding sequence ATGATTGAATTACAAGATATCACACTTAATAAAGATGATAAGACCATTTTCAATCATTTAAATATAAAGTTCGACAAGGGTAAATCATATGCACTTATTGGTAAGAGTGGTTCAGGTAAATCGACATTACTTAATCTAATCGCAGGTCTTGAAAAGAATAAGAAGCATCAAATTATGATAGATGGCAAGCTTCAAAAGTTTAATCATCAATTTTATAAAAATGATTTAGGCTATCTGTTTCAAAATTATGGCTTGATCGATAATCTGTCAATTGATGCCAATTTGGATCTTGGTTTGGCTTTTAAAAAGATATCAAGACAACAGAAAAAAGCATTGAAATTAAAGTATCTAAAGGAATTTGGTCTAACTGCAGACAGTAAGCGTAAAGTACATACATTAAGTGGTGGGGAACAACAACGTGTAGCACTTATTCGCTTAATCCTAAAAGATCCTGCTATTATATTGGCGGACGAACCAACTGGCTCATTAGATCAGCAAACGGGTTTGCAAATTATGGATGCTTTATTCAGTATGCTAACTAAAGATAAAGTGTTAATCATGGCAACACATGATATGACTTTAGCTGAACGTTGTGATGAAATAATTGACATTGAAAAATATAAAAAAATATAA
- the ausB gene encoding aureusimine biosynthesis 4'-phosphopantetheinyl transferase AusB has product MTVFVMKLQHKFKNIESMLSRSIWSLKKPIINHYQCAHDQWLHKLGDILLQYGIEYDTGLLPHEWEYQISKQGKISIIQKHVNQPMIHVNLSYSFPYIACVVDSQPVGIDIERISNKLDWKTLVTCLSDNEAGIIHNNQDFYNIWTMKESLNKLFGKAKMYSLEEHDVTKQCYYRQQEVAFQHFIINDFIVQIAFTNKSNFNLKRVSTFDLLSL; this is encoded by the coding sequence ATGACCGTATTTGTAATGAAACTACAACATAAATTTAAAAATATTGAATCCATGTTAAGCCGAAGTATTTGGTCATTAAAAAAGCCAATAATAAATCATTACCAATGCGCACATGATCAGTGGTTGCATAAACTAGGTGATATCTTATTACAATATGGTATCGAATATGATACTGGATTATTACCACATGAATGGGAGTATCAAATTTCCAAGCAAGGTAAAATTAGTATTATTCAAAAACATGTGAATCAACCGATGATTCATGTCAATTTATCATATAGCTTTCCGTATATTGCATGTGTTGTTGATTCGCAACCTGTAGGTATTGATATCGAACGTATATCAAATAAGCTAGATTGGAAGACATTAGTAACATGTTTATCTGACAATGAAGCTGGTATAATTCACAATAATCAAGACTTTTATAATATTTGGACTATGAAAGAAAGTTTAAATAAATTATTCGGTAAAGCGAAGATGTATAGCTTAGAGGAACATGATGTAACAAAACAGTGTTATTACCGTCAGCAAGAAGTAGCATTTCAACACTTTATCATCAATGATTTTATCGTCCAAATTGCATTTACCAACAAGAGTAATTTTAATTTAAAAAGAGTGTCAACTTTCGACTTACTAAGTCTGTAA
- the argC gene encoding N-acetyl-gamma-glutamyl-phosphate reductase yields MIKVGIVGGSGYGAIELIRLLQTHPFVTITHIYSHSKVDEPLHHTFPHLQHLIHQFEALTVDHNDCDVIFFATPAHVSKVCIPPFLNTGIHIIDLSGAFRLTNRDVYEQYYQEEAAAIEDLTRASYRIAEWPNILSSTSVSHRNNHSEINSDAPLSQGQLIANPGCFPTATLLALHPLINERIIDVSTIIIDAKTGVSGAGRSLSQRVHFSEMNENLSAYAIGQHKHKPEIEQYLSAVANETVSVIFTPHLVPMTRGILSTIYVKLTTPQTATSLHHLMTSYYEQHPFVRIRALGQFPTTKEVLGSNYCDIGIYVDEQSQQAILVSVIDNLVKGASGQAIQNLNLLYDLDITTGLEQSPVYP; encoded by the coding sequence ATGATTAAAGTAGGTATTGTTGGTGGTAGTGGTTACGGAGCAATTGAATTAATTCGTTTATTGCAAACACACCCCTTCGTTACGATTACACATATTTATTCACATTCAAAAGTTGATGAACCATTGCATCATACTTTTCCACATTTACAACATTTGATACATCAGTTTGAAGCATTAACTGTTGATCATAATGATTGTGATGTTATCTTTTTTGCGACACCTGCACATGTGAGTAAAGTATGCATTCCTCCTTTTCTTAATACTGGTATCCATATCATTGATTTATCTGGTGCTTTTCGTCTGACAAATCGAGATGTCTATGAACAATATTATCAAGAGGAAGCAGCAGCTATTGAAGATTTAACTCGTGCATCATATCGTATTGCTGAATGGCCTAACATATTAAGTAGTACTTCAGTTAGTCATCGTAATAATCATTCGGAGATTAATAGTGACGCACCATTGTCACAGGGTCAACTAATTGCTAATCCTGGATGTTTTCCAACTGCAACATTACTAGCACTGCATCCTCTAATAAATGAACGTATTATCGATGTATCAACAATTATTATTGATGCTAAAACAGGTGTATCTGGTGCAGGTCGTTCACTGTCACAACGTGTTCACTTTTCAGAAATGAATGAGAATTTAAGTGCTTATGCCATAGGTCAACATAAACACAAACCTGAAATTGAACAATATTTATCAGCAGTTGCTAACGAAACAGTCTCTGTAATCTTCACTCCACACCTAGTCCCAATGACACGCGGCATTTTATCAACGATATACGTTAAATTAACTACACCACAAACAGCAACGTCGTTACATCACTTAATGACTTCATATTATGAGCAACATCCATTTGTTAGAATTAGAGCGTTAGGACAATTTCCTACTACAAAAGAAGTCTTAGGTAGTAATTATTGTGACATTGGTATTTACGTTGATGAACAATCACAACAGGCTATTTTAGTATCAGTGATTGACAACCTTGTTAAAGGTGCTAGTGGTCAAGCTATACAGAACCTAAACTTACTATACGATTTAGATATTACAACAGGACTTGAGCAATCGCCAGTCTATCCATAA
- a CDS encoding lactococcin 972 family bacteriocin: protein MAQYVWSYYYHGYKGHSSTAIGRYKSNSRYTKPGK, encoded by the coding sequence ATGGCCCAATATGTATGGTCTTATTATTATCATGGTTATAAAGGACATAGTTCCACAGCAATAGGGCGTTATAAATCAAATAGTAGATATACAAAACCAGGCAAATAA
- a CDS encoding YagU family protein, translating into MGLLIYAGLIGGLLSGIVKLGWEVMFPPRTPERNATNPPQELLQQLGFSSDFTHQTYTFSTMQLPWVSFIIHFSFSIVIAIIYCFLVRKYSYMAMGQGAVFGIAMWVLFHLIIMPIAHTVPAIWDQPFQEHLSELFGHIVWMMTIELVRQHFVYRYKII; encoded by the coding sequence ATAGGGTTATTAATCTATGCTGGTCTTATAGGTGGCTTATTATCTGGCATTGTCAAATTAGGATGGGAAGTGATGTTTCCACCACGTACACCTGAACGAAATGCTACAAACCCACCACAAGAATTATTGCAGCAATTAGGATTCAGTAGTGACTTCACACATCAAACTTATACTTTTTCTACAATGCAACTACCATGGGTGAGTTTTATCATACATTTCAGTTTTTCTATTGTCATTGCGATTATTTATTGTTTTTTAGTTCGTAAATATTCATACATGGCGATGGGTCAAGGTGCGGTATTTGGTATTGCAATGTGGGTATTATTCCACCTCATTATTATGCCGATTGCACATACAGTACCTGCTATATGGGATCAACCTTTCCAAGAACATCTATCTGAACTCTTTGGTCACATTGTTTGGATGATGACTATAGAATTAGTTCGTCAACATTTTGTCTATCGTTATAAAATAATATAA